The candidate division TA06 bacterium sequence CCTTCATACCTATAGCCTGCAATGCTTATTACAAATTTGGACAAAAGGAATCTGCAGTTAGGCCGTATATAGGCGGTGGCATTGGGATGTATCTTGTCAATGAGGAACTCAAGGCGGTTCTCTATGGCGATGACAGGTTTGGCTCTGCATCCAAGACCGAACTTGGCTTCCAGGTTCTGGGGGGAATTGAAAGTAAGATGGGCAATAAAACTAAGTTAGTTGCAGAAATCAAATATTCTATCGCCGCTGCCTCGGGGGAAGGCGGTTTGGCCGGCAAAACTGTTGATATAGGCGGATTGACCCTTTGTGCCGGAATCAGATTTTAACAACAATAAAAGGAGATAAACAATGGAAAACATCAAAGGGAAAATAGTCATTCTATCAGTTTTTGTATTGCTGTTCATGCCGTTGAATGTATTTGCATCCGAGAACAGCAACGCCGTATCCGGCAAATTGGGAATCTATCTGCCCCATGGAGGAGAGGATTCGTATAATGCCATAAAAAGCGGTATGGGTTTTACTGTTTGCTTTGAGCATTATATGAATAAGAACACTTCTGTGATGGCAAAGGCCGGATACCTCAAGTGGGGCACGACGGAGGAGGATGAATATATGTCCAATATACCGCTTATGGCCGGACTCAAATATTATTTGAACAGTGGCTCATCTGTATATCCATATCTTGCAGCTGATATCGGGCTTAACATGTGGTCCTGGATGGAGCGGGGGGAACAAGAATACAGCCATCAGGATCTCGGCTTTGGACTCGGCGCAGGCATGGAGATACCATTAAGCAACAATAATATGAATCTTGACCTTTCGGGCAAATATAGTATTATCTCATGGCCGTCAGAATGGTGCGGGGAGAGCTTTAAGAATATAG is a genomic window containing:
- a CDS encoding porin family protein yields the protein MENIKGKIVILSVFVLLFMPLNVFASENSNAVSGKLGIYLPHGGEDSYNAIKSGMGFTVCFEHYMNKNTSVMAKAGYLKWGTTEEDEYMSNIPLMAGLKYYLNSGSSVYPYLAADIGLNMWSWMERGEQEYSHQDLGFGLGAGMEIPLSNNNMNLDLSGKYSIISWPSEWCGESFKNIEIGFGIKYALK
- a CDS encoding outer membrane beta-barrel protein, with product MKTKLIFLTVIASFIFFNIARSDIGIKVGYFSPAEKTFKEIYGSGGLVFGLDGVFWRANNVGFGVSLDYFRKSGTPVFIINGDTVETADTAIVRDASCKITFIPIACNAYYKFGQKESAVRPYIGGGIGMYLVNEELKAVLYGDDRFGSASKTELGFQVLGGIESKMGNKTKLVAEIKYSIAAASGEGGLAGKTVDIGGLTLCAGIRF